The Ptychodera flava strain L36383 chromosome 16, AS_Pfla_20210202, whole genome shotgun sequence region ATGTAGGTCTCAAAACACTccttggtaaaaaatcttcacaTGCCACAATTTACAATAATCCAATTTACATGCTCGATGTCTACCTCTGTGTATTTGGTTTTGATTTTCCGCtttctgatattttttcatgtctaaTGCCAGCCTTTGAACTTTGGTTGTTGAGTTTCTTAAACCTaagtaattgtaatttttgaaaaacttttcaatattttgttctctttCAGCACACTTTTCTGGTATACTTCCTACAGCACATTGCTAAATATAGTATTCTATTTGTATAGACAGTGCATTGATGTGGAAGGTTAACCGCTGTGTATGATAATTGAAGTCGTGTCTAAAACAAAGACTTATTGTCAGCAAAAAGCCTGCATATAATGATTATGCTTGTTGTGTGTACAggctgaatactgggtattttcACATGCTGATTGGAGTAGATcaagaaactgttgttgatGCAGtgaacaaaaactctgaaaaatttttgaaatcttGCAGTTACTTAGGCTTTGACCAGTGAGTTTCCAAGCATCAACAATTTAAGCCCAGCCTTCAATCTAGCAGGAAGTCTGATGGGCATCTTTCGACATCACACATTTCCAAAATATTCTCAACAACCATTCTTCAAAGACTGATATTTTGTTAAAGGTCATGTTTTGTGGACGCATGCTACAATACCAcaagtttgttttctttttctgtgtttgtgcatggtgcatttctaattctagaTTTTGATTCTAAAAAACTTGTgctcataaaattgcatttcaTACTCTTCCCTAGTAATTATATAGCTGGAATAGAATTTTAAATCGTAGGACATCCGGTGGTGAACAGAAAAGTGGATTAATAGCCTCTCTATCTTGTTTTCAAACTGAACTTTGACATGATCTATAAGACGGTAACCATGATATTTGTGACAAGTTACCCTTTGCCAGACAATATTAAGTtatcaatgtatttcatgtaaTGGTATTCTCGTTCAAAATTATTCAAGTAAAtcatgttgtttttgtcaccaaAAATCTGCAACATCTGAAAATCTGCAATCATATCAGCAGTGCGTGCAACTTCACAAGAACAGTAGGAAGGTTTATCAATCCAGAATGTATTGAAAACACCCAGAAAAGCACCAGTATTGCACTCCTGAACTGGCTGTTACAGACTTGAATACATCTGTTTACATCAGCAATAAAGTTTTGCTTCAAAGTAACATGAACAGGTCATGTAGTCATCTCAAGGAAAATTTCCCATGGTGCTTTGCAGGAGGTGTGACAACTGTAGTGTATTGATACAAGGGGTACCTTATTCTTGAAAAGTCATATACAAAATTGTCGACAGATAAACACGGATGTCCAGAAGTTATGTATCTGACATTCAGATTCACCTGAAAATCTCACACACCATGGAAACAAGTCATAATCTGAAGAAgggcaaaatttacatttaccaTATGTTTCCATTTTCATCCCTTGGATAGGAggaaaattactttaaaatctGAAGTCTCAAAATGCTATTTTATAGGCGATCTGTATAGTAAACATCTTGTTCAGTACCCAGCATTTTCTTGAGTCTGCTTTCAGTGTTTCATATGTCCATCGTCTGGCCTTTTCAATCTGTGCCGCTTATTATTACAAATCATACAATATCTTTCTGTTGCTCTGCAATGAAATGCTACGGGCCACATTTTGGCATCTGTAGCAACAGCTCTGCAACGTGATTGTTGTATCAGAAGTTATTTGTAAGTTGAGTgacaggtgtgtgtgtgtgtgctgatCCTAGAAAAGGGTTCTTATTCATCAGATATACTTGTATTTATAAACATATCAAATCTTTGTCAATGTACAAGACAGAATTCCACTATCTCATTCTTacaattttacaacattttggTCCTTTCTTTGATATGGTGACCATTGGCTTTTCCCCCTTTCTTGACCTCTCACTATTTGGATGTCACTTTAGAGTCACGCACATCATGTACGTCTATCTACCCTGGGCTGCCTCTCCTGTATCCTCTGTAAGCCTAAGCATTCTCCAAACCTGGAGTTAAACATCAAACGGTTGTTGCACATCTTTAAGTAATATAAGTAGCTCAGAGCATAGCTACAGTGTAGTGATGTATGTAATACAGTCAGGCTTTTGTCAGAACCAGTAAACAAATCGCAATGTTGTAAAATTTCCAGTGTGCGATAATTCTGtgctttgtaaaatattgacatATGTTAGCTTCAGCCATAACTGTCTTAACAGTCACAGTAGCAGGGACTCAGTCGCAGTCACCaataaaagtgataattattCCAAGACATGACAAATGTACCTATCTTGTTCAAACACACACaatttcacttcaaaatattccattcaTTTGAAAGGTACCACTCAGGCATATACCATGTAACATTGTAAAGTGTACATTGAACGCATGTACCAGTGACTGTAGAAAGAGATGTAGTGACAAATCCTGGTTAGAGAAGTTACGTCACATTAGCAGTGAGCACACACTGTATGTGCTGTAGAAAATCTGGCAACTCTGCAGAATACGGGACCCTCACTATTAGCACTGGTTTAATCCTGCACTCTGGTGTCCTAATGAGTGTTATTCCACTCATTGATTATGAAAGGCTACCAGAGACATTGATATTTGCAATGATAAGAATGAGAAGTGGGCAAGTATTTTGCAGGTTTGCCAGAAATCCTTTACTTGTATGGCATATGCATATTTTGGTGATGTTATACTAGGTTGTGCCATGATCCCCCATCCCTGGTCAGTTGGTGTGGTTGTGTAATGTTTTCAGTTAATAACAAAAAGCATGCCTGCACCTGTTGTCTTGCCTGACTTTCCATATTATTCTGTCTGTTTTTCAGTTACCTTTTCCCCCATTCCATCAATACCTGTACGCAAAATATTTGTTAACtactatttttattattttatgtaATAATTTTCACTATTCATCATTATATCTTACTTAGagaatgtttgttttacaaCAGATATTTTGGAATGACCTGTTCTCCATCTACAGCTACAGTATACATATAATAGTTTTTAGCGGGGAAAAACACCATACTGTGATTCATGTTGTTGTATTATTAACAAATATTATTTGGACTTTGTTTGCAGACATCACACCAACAGACTCATCAGAAGATTTTACAATGGAACAAAATTATTCAGGACCTAATgaagaacaagaaaatgatagagaCGCCGTTAATGTATACGTCGGGTTGAAAGGCGTCAaagataaatttgaacatggagAAGTCAACAGTGTAGTTACTCAAGAATATAAACAAGAAGAACAAATCGGTGAAGAATCGGGTCAAGTCGCCGAAAATGAACCAATTCTTCGTACCGATGTTGTCAGGGCTACTGAAGAAAAAGAGGAGCCCAGATCATTATATGCCGGTCTGAAATCTGCCAGAGAGAGATTTGAATTAGGATCTCCAGAAAGCAATGAAGTATCCAAGTCTTATGATTATCAAGTTGAAGTTAAACAGCTAGCGATGCATACTAATCACGAAGAAGAAGCCACCACAGAACAATTTGCAGAAAATGAACCAGAAGTACGACATGATGTAGTGCGCGAGTCGGACGAACCAATATCTGCCCCCGTGCCAACCTTTGGTGGGCTGAAGTCACTGAAGGACCGATTTGAAAAAGGAATGGTGAAGGAAGTCGAGACGAAACCAAAACAGATTGTGATTCCCCGATATGAGAAGGAAGAAGATGATGGCGGGGATGAAGTTGATGACAACGAGGAGGAGAGGAGGAAGGAGATGGTTGAACAAAAGAGACCCAAGTTGACCTACGGGGGAGCAAAGTCACTGACTGCCAAGTGGGAAAGTGGTCAGGTGCATAATGTAGAGGTGAAAGAGAAAACCAAAGTGGAAATACCTGCAAGATCTGAAGACGAAGAAGAGAGGGATACCAGTGGAGTCAGCGAAAACAACCCTACTCCCAGGGATGATGTTGTACGGGAGTCTGATTACAGAGAGGAAGTTTTCACGACCAGCGCCAAAAAGCTGAGAAATATGTGGGAGAAAGGTGAGGTGAAAACTGCTGAAAAGACTGTGAAAAAGATTGAGATACCAGTCAGGTCTCTCGAAGATCACGATGACGAAAACGACAACCCCCAGGTGTCAGAAAATCAACCTGTGCGACGAGACGACGTAGTCAGAGAGGATGACGACGATCAAGAAAACAGGATAGTATTTGCCAGCGCAAGATCTTTGAGGGATCGTTGGGAGAAGGGAGAGGTTGAGACCGCTGCtagaattgaaaaacaaaaagttgAAATTCCTGCCAGGAGCGGAGATGAGGACGAGGAAGATACGAGTGGCCATGTTTCCGAGAATGAACCAGTGCAACGGGATGACGTGGTCAGAGAATCAGATGTGTACAATGGGGACATTTTCAGTAGTAGTGCCAGAAGCATAAGAGATAAATGGGAGAAGGGAGAGGTTGAAACTGTCGCcagaattgaaaaacaaaaagttgAAATTCCCGCCAGGAGTGGGGATGAAGAAGAAGACGAGAGTGGACATGTGTCTGAGAATGAACCAGTACAACGAGATGACGTCGTCAGAGAGTCTGACTCATTTGATAGTGACATTTTCAGTAGTAGCGCCCGCAATCTAAGAGATAAATGGGAAAAGGGAGAGGTTGAAACTGCCGCTGTCATCAAGAAGGAAAAGGTAGATGTGCCTCGAAGTCAGAGCGGCGAGTCCGATGAATTCAGGGACAGACAAGTTTATGAAAATGAGCCAGAACAACGGGAAGATGTGGTCAGAGAATCGGATCGTTACGAAGCCAGCACGTTTTCAACGAGTGCCAGAACGCTAAAAGACCAATGGGAAACTGGAAATGTGAGTCATGCAGAGTTCAAGTCTGAGAAAGTGGAAACAAGTCCCAAGTCTCTTGaagattttgaagggtatgAAGCGAGATATTCAAGTGAAAACGAGCCAGAAACAAGATCGGATGCGGTGCGGGAGACGGACACAACAGAAGATATCAAATTGTCAGTTAGTGCGAGTGCCATGAAGAGCAAGTGGGAGGTTGGTGACGTCGCTCACGCTGAATTCAAATCAGAAAAGGTAGAGCTCACACCAAAATCATTTATACATGGTGATTATGATGAAGGTGACCAGGAGAACACTCGTGGAGAAAATGCTAGCGATCTAGCAGCAGAGCTGTTTGCCAGTGAAGACAAAGAAAGTGACTCCCCGCAATCACCAGAGTTCAATGTCAGTAAAGACGCCGATGACTTTGAGAATTTCTATCAGAACACTTCATATCATCGCAAATCGGACACTGAGGACAGCTCCCCTGTGTATGAAAATGTTGAGAAGGAGACCCTcttgtatgaaaatattgatgttgGCAAATCTTCACCTGAAGATGAATCTGCATCTGATCAGAAGTCTGGTTCACCAGATAAGTTGATTGATTGGTCCACTGATGACTTTGGTGAGAAACAGCATCAGATTGAGGATGATGAGGATAACTTTGCAGTGAGACACAACCACACAGTACCAACTGAAAATTTACTGGTAAGTTAAGTGCTTGAATATATTTGTATGAACTTGAGAGGTGTGTCCGATGTTGCCAAGTTCGCCATGATCAGAATAATGCTGTGTATTGTCCTCTGACCAGCATTGTGAGGTGAAactctgtaaatttaaataaaaaaaactgaagACTGTTTTTCGTAGAAAATGTTCTGCAAGTAGCATTTTGTTCAGCCACTGTTCTGGTGTTTGACTCTAGAACaaactctgaaaaaatatatttttcaaaaaagagAGATATTCCCTTACTTTCAAATCACCATGATCGTCACCTGTCCTAAAATTATTTATGATATCACACTATCATTTCAAATGTATTGGTTCTCTTCAAGCCAAGCCTTTCTTTTTGTCCTACTCCCAaaagaaaatgtaaacatgTATAATGTAGCTTGCAAACACAGCATCTACACATGAAAATGCCGtgctattgtttacatttgaattctagcgCGGACAAGAATTCtctcgtcaacaataacaatgtagtttacatatgtacaggctgagttgacaagctgtatactgtgtatctcaacatgctttgttggggagcagaacaagaaactatagttGACATTACATAGTAGTGAAGAAAATGATCAAATGTTacagttactggccctttacAATAATCAGaagttattgtttatttgtttcgtCACAACACTGACAGTGTCATCGTTGCTTTTGCTGTTGCAGTGGATTGTTTAGTCTTGCCTTTTCTTGTTGCTGTTGAACATTCTACACTTTTCCAAGAAGTAGTCAATTGTACAACTGCACTTCACGATTCTAATGCACTAACCCTTTGATTGTGTGGTCTCTTCTCCAGGACTTTTAATACAGCAATGGAACACTGCGCACAAGAATTGTACTTAAAGAAACGACTAAGGACAGCGTACATTATCTAAATGGTTACTATGACACAAATCCTGAACAGCGTACATTATCTAAATGGTTACTATGACATAAATCCTGAAGAAACATCTGAAAGTCTGTGATCTGTGAATATCTTTCAAGAACATTGACTTTACAAACACTAAGATGGTGACTTCTGCATTCAATACTGTTCTTCGTTGACAACATAACAATGAACTTTTCATTTTGACTTGCTTGAGGACACTTTACCTTTGTATATAGCATACCCGTACTCTGAAGACATATATGTTTGAAAAGTGCTTTTTTTGTGGCTTACATTAGAATTTGACCATTTTGTCTGCTTGCTGATGAAACATGACTTTCAAGTTTAACTCGGTGCTTGCTGTTTGTATCTGGACTCTTTATGTACCCAACCATATGGATCCTGTTGAGATTTTGGTGGAAGACATCATCTTGTGCTGTGACAAAGTTACAGTCGTTCAAAGATtatattgataatttttgtttcaCCATTAATCATCCATTTTTAAGTAATGTGCATGCTAAAACAATGAACTTGCTGTCACCTGATCGCAATGTGTCTGTCAGGCCATGTTAAGTGGGGATAATTCAGTGATATGATATCATAATACAATTCATGTAAGAAAGTCTCAAAGACATTATGAATGTAAATGTGAGAGTGAGCTAGCTTTGCAAAAACATTTGAGAACTCAATATGTAAGTGTGATGATCTGTATAAATAACTGCCTTCATGTTTATATGTAACCAAAATGACCAAAACGGCACATGACAAGCTCCTTTAACCCTGTCATGCCCACATTTTGGAATGGTCCAAGTGTTTTCAATTGGCACAGTCAGACCACTGAAAGCAGATGCAGGGTGAAGGGTTTCTAGCTAAAACTGGTTCATGTATCAACGAGCTATGCTCTCAGCTTTTCGGAGTTATTGCATATTTACTGAACGAAAGGTTACAAGTTCATAGGCCGTACATGGCACAGGAGAGACACCAAAGTATTTGTTATATTTGTCTGGTTAAAAAGTAGTTTTCAGTAGTGAAATTCAATTTATCAGTGCATTTTGTAAAGTGTAGCTAGTGTAGAAGATATGCATGCATGCCTGATATGATGAAGGTTAGGGAGTACACAAGGAACTCTTCCATCAAAGATGAAGAAATGAAATGGAAAGGCAGGTGAAATGGTTGGATGTTATAGTCAGTGTGTTTCAATGTCTGTATCTTTGTCTTTTTCAATATCGTATTCAAGGTCATTTATGTCGAATTCTTTATCAGAGCCGGTCAACAATTGTTTCATGAAATcttattcttttctgattgtaAGACAAAGAAGTATTTTTCAGTGAGCGTAGTTATTATAAATTGCTACTATTAACTGTTATCTTTGAAAATGGGGGTGTTAACTTGAAACATGGAACTCTAATGAGAAATATTTTGGGGGAAAATTTATACGAAGTTTGTCATTTTGGGATCATATTTGCTATGTTTTGTTTAAACTCTTTTATGCTGTATACTatggtttttcgttttttttctttaagtTCAAGATACTTCAGCCTTACTCATTGTACATTGTTATGTATATTTGtccttatgaatattaatggcCTTGGGTTGTTTGAAGATATCTATCCCTCACACACTAACTCACTAGTTCACgacaatttatgcaaattgcataGCAAGTGTGAGATGTTTTCCTCAGTAACTGCCTAGCAACTGTTACCATGCCAATTACATCAGTATGAGACCTAGGGCAAGACCTGCATTAACAATCGGTTGTTTGCCAGGTCTGCTTACAGAAAATTTGAATTACCTTCATATATCAGAGGTTCAGGACTGAAAGTTCATGATTTTGAGGAAGTCCACGTCAAATTTGAAACTTCTGTTTCTGTCTAAATTCCTGCTGAAGGAAAATTTTGGTAGCTTACACAGAACAAGCATTGCAGAATATTAAGAGATTTTCATCATCACCATTTTGTTAAAGTCACGTAATATAAAGGTAATCTTGCAAGTCTTACCAATTTGCAGAAGGCCATATCACATGTGCATGCTGTTAGTTTTGAACATCCGGTTTACTTCAAAGTCATTGGTGCTACTCTCTTGATACTTGTTGGACCAATCGTAGACCCTGAACTCGGGTCTGTTGACCAATCAGGAAATTTATGGGTAATGAGTGACAGGCCATGGTTCAGACTGGTCTTTGTACAATGAGAAAGGGGGACATTATCTGAAgaatgtaaaaaaatttgttaTATTTGGTTTCAGttgaggcaatttttctcagaatttAGGTATATTTTTTGTTACACATTAAAAACACCGCAATTGTTTTGTCAATTTACatcactttcattttcaaaagtaaGTCACTTTTGAAACTTCAATAAACTGCTGTAGTGTAAACAAAGGAGGGTTATCACACTGATTGAACAtgtttttttgtcatttaaaaTAAACTATGTTTAAGAAAGTTAAAAGAAATATGAAGATTTACATGCACATACAAGTACATTAATGCATTTACTTAGAGTAATATTTTATCTAGATAGCCATAGAGGGGAAAAAAGAGACTTGTAAATGCATTGATCATTCCTACTTTGCATGGTTTAAGGACAAAGAATTAATAAAGTAATCAACATTCTAATGATTTTTATGGAAGATTTTTCAAACTTGCCAGCAGGTAGTTAGACTTAAAATATTGGCGTTGCATTTAATcatgaaattacgatttttagTTCATATGCAGGATTCAAGCAGCCACCGTAACTATTTTCTAATGTAGAATTTTCATACTCTTTTTTCCTAGTTTCTTTTCTACTTCCTCTATCATTTAATCTAATGTAATTTTACTTTGGCCACACACTACTATGCAAgagaaaatatttggaaaaaaccCAGAAAATTGTATTTGCTGGTATTATTCAACATATTTTGCAATAAGTTGACAATACACTACCCCAGTGTAGTTCCCAACCCCCTCTTCATGGTACACAGTGTATTTTCTAAAGCCcgtgaaatatcaaaatagtCCCCCATATCTTATATCCTAGGGATCTATCTTTGGGATCAGGTTTTTTCCATGGTAGAAGATCAACTTTTCTTGGAGACTTTGTCAtactattcatatgcaaattaaaagctGTATTTTTGTAGTGTGTTTGATTTCATATAGTGCCGACTTAATTGTATCTTGATATATCATCATTACTggcaaaaaacaaataaaacgcTCATCATTGCTATACCACTATTGTCACTTCTCTTTATCCTACATTGGCATCATGGTAGCTTCACGTAAGGGTTTACATTTGTAAGGGGATGGTTGCTGTAAAGATGGACAATgttttcaccattttgttttgaacgtCAATCGCAaggtcttgttctactcccaaaagcatgttgaatcACAAACTATTTATCTAGTCCGCACAGCATCTGTATGGTAGGATGTGctgttgtttacatttcaattctagtccggaccagaaacTCACGTGTCAACGATAACAATGTACTGGCAAAGTTGATAaggggaacaccatttgatttcttggggggggggtatggaggattttgagaaaaaaaaaattgtcgccaggtgagttagaagaaaaaaaaattgatcctgccatggcctgagaaaaaaaaaattgtcataacagacagaagtgaaaaaaaaattgtcacaatgcaccaaattagcaaaatttggaaaccctattctcatgtattctttgccggcgcgccgccataggcggcgcaaatgtttttaccacaagcaattcttatgtttttcccagcacttatgatataagcatgcactacataggtctacttacacctcagtgcactcaatgttttccttcccttttctgacccaagaaatcatatttcaggattcgTTGCATATTgcatggcataggcactatctaaaggggactttttgacttctgtaaattgtgaaaattttaaaacacaagacaggagtcaataaactagtgttaaaatcaatatattattctctcaatataaatatattaggaagatgtacaagttgacaatgaaaaattgaggaacaacaaatgtaatgaaatacaagggagagggtcactaaaaaaattgaaaacttcagggggcgttactcaaaatgtggagaggaagaagggggacagggttactcaatttttttggcgaaataaattgaaacacatctcagattgcaccattgcacacatccatttctcaaaattttcaatgcgaagagggggcaccccctctcgtgctctccccccttgggtcttctaacagttttactggtaaaagacaaatttaaaatacctatcggattgcactacactgcaccgtggcgcacatcaatttctcaaaattttcacaggatctaggacaaaactgaactgttgtgaattcatcctttattatcacagaaacatgttttaatttacctcagttcaatgaccattttgacagttaaacataccatattcatgcttttcattagaagctggcagctggagaaatgacacaagaaggtcacagattttccgttcctgtatatttatttatcttcagtctctggcaaacagaactgtttttcacaaattgtattgtcattgtttggttgttgaatattgtgacacaaacactgatcatgcaaaaaattaaaaaatatcagtgttcaatgtcattttcaaacaattttaccgagtgcaaaataaattgaaacaactctcagattgcaccattagacacatcaatttctcaaaatgttctATACAAGAGCGGGAACCctcctctcgtgctctcccccttgggggtTCTAaatagtttcacttagtaaacaaattaaaaaaactctcagattgcaccagactgcaccattgcacacatcaatatcttaaaaattccatgcaagataggggaaagcccctgtgacacttccccctaagcctctctcatgttctcccctgtactttcaaattctgccccgtcagatatcctagtgaaaaccctgtcataatacccatccaaattaaacaatatactatatggttagatactgcgtgatcttttatatttttattttattgtgactttgaatttcattttgatgtgttcaccttttttgaaccatcatgagataactgatgatagtctagcagggtacatcaggatttgaaaggtctttactgttgctgtaattcaaacatgtattggtatttaacttttctaagtggggaatggtcaaaatttcagagttagagagggaggttacttaaattcatcatggttggtgaaggggggagggtcactcgaaatttcggagtttcaggccgtcaataatgacggctcccttatatacaacacttacaaacttgatgaccaataaaaaaaaatttgcactgctactccatttgaaaaaaaaaattgatgcaggtctgacagtagaaaaaaaaattgctgtcactctgacaggaaaaaaaaatttgctcccataccctcttcctccataccccccaccccccccaaaatcaaatggttctcccctaagctTAACAGTGTGTATCTTAACGTACTTTGGGACTAGAACTATGGTTGACGTTGAAAACAAATATGGTGAAAGAATCATCAACTTTAAGTAACAGCTAATGGCCCTTTTAAGCAAATCCAATTTCTTGACACATGCCCAGCCTCTCATTGACATACAATGTATTCAGAATGTTGATTTATTGATCAGGAAGTTACCTTTGAAACTTCCAATGTTTATTTGTAACTCACCATGATTTGCTGGCTCCACAGCCATGTCAATGTAAACCGTAGATGCCGCCAAGTGGAAGCTCAACTGTCAATGCCAAATACACAATGCACCATTGTCCAACACAGTCACATGGGACAAATCTTGCCACTTATACCAGGACATCTTGTAAGCACTCAAGATGGTGCCTCAAGTGAAATATTTCTAGAGGAAATAGACGGCACCTAGTCGGCAAACTCACTTGTAGAATCAGGACTGGTTTAGCCAGACATAATATCACCTGTGCAGTAAACGCAGCTGACACAAGGGACACAGCTCAACCAATTTCTGACAGGTATTCCTGACGCCATCCTTTCACGTTAAACTGTGATGCAAATATCACTTACTATTTGATTTTGGTGAATTGCTGAAAATCTTGCAACCTGACATGAAGTCTTCACATACTTGCTTGAACATATGATCCAAAACTTGTAATGATTACCTTTCAGGACTCTGCAAGCAATTTCACTCTCCTAATGCTCCTAATATTGTTTATTATCAATTCCGAGCAAAGAATGGTTCATTGTATATTTCAGGGTCAATATTCTGATTACACCTCTTTTCATGTcatttgttatgtaaacatGCTCTTCTGTTACCGTTGCAAAATAAATACACAGTGCATAGTTCCTGGTGTGGTACACTAGAATAGGGAGATCTTCTGGGTTAAGTGAAACAGCATCATCACACAAACTTGCTGACTgtttataatgaaaattttattcataaaatggtatagcctagaatcctattcgtccgcttCCCTCcatacctccgacccactcccgaGTGGGaatgggtcggaggtacggaggcaagcggacgaataggattctaggctaaaAATGGTACGACTACTGTACAACCAaaggtgaaaaaaaaactgtcaatAGCCATTAGATAACTGTCAACAGAAAAACAATATATCTTGTTCTTCTAGGTTAGGTGTGAAAAAAAGTGAAAGTCAAAAATTCACATCTTTGATATTTCTTTGATATATCAGGGACTTTATTGAAATGGT contains the following coding sequences:
- the LOC139114653 gene encoding uncharacterized abhydrolase domain-containing protein DDB_G0269086-like isoform X4, with the translated sequence MDNDEQIVSEVREEFHTPDMDGDGTTFVTKTTVTRRTTRQSSTDEVFDGSDFTGADSDRRRGSSRGGSSSSDRDSPRDSASTKKLSESKFAKFEQGEAGKTSAAGKPSKRLDTGRFAKFSQSDSTGEAKSKPILPNYSRRDGSKRTLSVDKVQASNTMNCHHCGKRVYEMEKLVADKLIFHKPCFRCTECKMTLRVGSYSAINGKIYCKPHFTQLFKLKGNYKDGFESKGSAAKPAKMDKDITPTDSSEDFTMEQNYSGPNEEQENDRDAVNVYVGLKGVKDKFEHGEVNSVVTQEYKQEEQIGEESGQVAENEPILRTDVVRATEEKEEPRSLYAGLKSARERFELGSPESNEVSKSYDYQVEVKQLAMHTNHEEEATTEQFAENEPEVRHDVVRESDEPISAPVPTFGGLKSLKDRFEKGMVKEVETKPKQIVIPRYEKEEDDGGDEVDDNEEERRKEMVEQKRPKLTYGGAKSLTAKWESGQVHNVEVKEKTKVEIPARSEDEEERDTSGVSENNPTPRDDVVRESDYREEVFTTSAKKLRNMWEKGEVKTAEKTVKKIEIPVRSLEDHDDENDNPQVSENQPVRRDDVVREDDDDQENRIVFASARSLRDRWEKGEVETAARIEKQKVEIPARSGDEDEEDTSGHVSENEPVQRDDVVRESDVYNGDIFSSSARSIRDKWEKGEVETVARIEKQKVEIPARSGDEEEDESGHVSENEPVQRDDVVRESDSFDSDIFSSSARNLRDKWEKGEVETAAVIKKEKVDVPRSQSGESDEFRDRQVYENEPEQREDVVRESDRYEASTFSTSARTLKDQWETGNVSHAEFKSEKVETSPKSLEDFEGYEARYSSENEPETRSDAVRETDTTEDIKLSVSASAMKSKWEVGDVAHAEFKSEKVELTPKSFIHGDYDEGDQENTRGENASDLAAELFASEDKESDSPQSPEFNVSKDADDFENFYQNTSYHRKSDTEDSSPVYENVEKETLLYENIDVGKSSPEDESASDQKSGSPDKLIDWSTDDFGEKQHQIEDDEDNFAVRHNHTVPTENLLDF
- the LOC139114653 gene encoding uncharacterized abhydrolase domain-containing protein DDB_G0269086-like isoform X1 is translated as MDNDEQIVSEVREEFHTPDMDGDGTTFVTKTTVTRRTTRQSSTDEVFDGSDFTGADSDRRRGSSRGGSSSSDRERYSRRQRPPSIAERRSRYLSLTGLQDSPRDSASTKKLSESKFAKFEQGEAGKTSAAGKPSKRLDTGRFAKFSQSDSTGEAKSKPILPNYSRRDGSKRTLSVDKVQASNTMNCHHCGKRVYEMEKLVADKLIFHKPCFRCTECKMTLRVGSYSAINGKIYCKPHFTQLFKLKGNYKDGFESKGSAAKPAKMDKVLKTNHFSSMDITPTDSSEDFTMEQNYSGPNEEQENDRDAVNVYVGLKGVKDKFEHGEVNSVVTQEYKQEEQIGEESGQVAENEPILRTDVVRATEEKEEPRSLYAGLKSARERFELGSPESNEVSKSYDYQVEVKQLAMHTNHEEEATTEQFAENEPEVRHDVVRESDEPISAPVPTFGGLKSLKDRFEKGMVKEVETKPKQIVIPRYEKEEDDGGDEVDDNEEERRKEMVEQKRPKLTYGGAKSLTAKWESGQVHNVEVKEKTKVEIPARSEDEEERDTSGVSENNPTPRDDVVRESDYREEVFTTSAKKLRNMWEKGEVKTAEKTVKKIEIPVRSLEDHDDENDNPQVSENQPVRRDDVVREDDDDQENRIVFASARSLRDRWEKGEVETAARIEKQKVEIPARSGDEDEEDTSGHVSENEPVQRDDVVRESDVYNGDIFSSSARSIRDKWEKGEVETVARIEKQKVEIPARSGDEEEDESGHVSENEPVQRDDVVRESDSFDSDIFSSSARNLRDKWEKGEVETAAVIKKEKVDVPRSQSGESDEFRDRQVYENEPEQREDVVRESDRYEASTFSTSARTLKDQWETGNVSHAEFKSEKVETSPKSLEDFEGYEARYSSENEPETRSDAVRETDTTEDIKLSVSASAMKSKWEVGDVAHAEFKSEKVELTPKSFIHGDYDEGDQENTRGENASDLAAELFASEDKESDSPQSPEFNVSKDADDFENFYQNTSYHRKSDTEDSSPVYENVEKETLLYENIDVGKSSPEDESASDQKSGSPDKLIDWSTDDFGEKQHQIEDDEDNFAVRHNHTVPTENLLDF